A window of the Phaseolus vulgaris cultivar G19833 chromosome 5, P. vulgaris v2.0, whole genome shotgun sequence genome harbors these coding sequences:
- the LOC137835845 gene encoding beta-fructofuranosidase, cell wall isozyme-like isoform X1, translated as MALSPIFFFAVIFLIHGNGVLPIEATHHVYRNLQTLSSHSSDHQPYRTAYHFQPPQNWINDPNAPMRYKGLYHLFYQYNPKGAVWGNIVWAHSVSKDLVNWTPLDHAIYPSQQSDINGCWSGSATILPGGKPAILYTGIDPNNHQVQNLAIPKNFSDPLLLEWVKSPKNPLMAPTEANQINSSSFRDPTTAWQGKDGYWRVVIGSKVHRRGVAILYKSKNFVNWVQAEHPLHSAEGTGMWECPDFYPVLNKSPLTTGLDTSVNGDNVRHVLKVSLDDTKHDHYLIGTYDYTKDIFTPDTGFEDTQHVLRHDYGKYYASKTIFEDGKNRRVLFGWVNESSSVADDIKKGWSGIHTIPRTIWLHKSGKQLVQWPVVEIESLRVNPVHWPSKVVNGGEILQVTGVTATQADVEVSFEVNKIGKAEVLDHWEDPQILCGRKGAAVKGGLGPFGLLVFASGGLQEYTAVFFRIFRYQSKNLVLMCSDQSRSSLNKDNDKTTYGTFVDVDPLLEKLSLRTLIDHSIVESFEGEGRACITARVYPTIAINDKAQLYAFNNGTASVKITKLSAWSMKKAKIN; from the exons ATGGCCCTCTCTCCAATCTTCTTCTTTGCTGTAATCTTTCTCATTCATGGCAATGGTGTTCTTCCCATTGAAGCTACTCACCATGTTTACAGAAATCTTCAGACTCTTTCTTCTCACTCCTCTGATCATCAGCCTTATAGAACTGCTTATCATTTTCAACCTCCCCAGAATTGGATAAATG ATCCTAATG CACCAATGAGGTACAAAGGACTTTACCATCTGTTCTACCAATACAATCCAAAAGGTGCTGTTTGGGGCAATATTGTGTGGGCCCACTCAGTATCAAAGGATCTAGTGAATTGGACTCCACTGGATCATGCCATATACCCTTCTCAGCAGTCTGATATCAACGGTTGTTGGTCAGGCTCAGCCACTATCCTTCCTGGGGGCAAACCAGCCATTTTATACACAGGAATTGACCCTAACAATCACCAAGTTCAAAACTTAGCCATACCCAAAAACTTCTCTGACCCATTACTCTTGGAATGGGTTAAGTCACCCAAAAATCCACTAATGGCCCCAACTGAAGCTAACCAGATCAATTCTAGCTCATTTAGGGACCCCACCACTGCTTGGCAAGGCAAAGATGGGTACTGGAGGGTGGTGATTGGAAGCAAAGTACACAGAAGGGGTGTGGCAATTTTGTACAAGAGCAAGAACTTTGTTAATTGGGTCCAAGCAGAACACCCCCTTCATTCAGCAGAAGGCACTGGAATGTGGGAGTGCCCTGATTTCTATCCAGTTCTGAACAAGAGCCCATTAACTACTGGCCTTGACACATCAGTGAATGGTGATAATGTTAGGCATGTGCTCAAGGTTAGCTTGGATGATACCAAACATGATCATTATCTGATTGGGACTTATGACTACACCAAGGATATCTTCACTCCGGATACAGGATTTGAGGATACTCAACACGTTTTAAGACACGACTATGGAAAATATTATGCCTCAAAAACCATTTTTGAAGATGGAAAGAACAGAAGGGTCTTATTCGGTTGGGTTAACGAATCCTCAAGTGTTGCTGATGATATCAAGAAAGGATGGTCTGGAATCCAT ACTATTCCAAGGACCATTTGGCTTCATAAATCGGGGAAACAGCTGGTGCAATGGCCGGTGGTTGAAATTGAAAGCTTGCGTGTGAACCCTGTCCACTGGCCCTCCAAAGTGGTCAATGGTGGTGAAATTCTTCAAGTCACTGGTGTTACTGCTACACAG GCTGATGTTGAAGTTTCATTTGAAGTGAATAAGATTGGAAAGGCCGAAGTATTGGACCATTGGGAAGATCCTCAAATTCTGTGTGGTCGAAAGGGTGCAGCTGTAAAAGGTGGTTTGGGACCCTTTGGTTTGTTAGTTTTTGCTTCTGGTGGCTTGCAAGAGTATACAGCAGTGTTCTTTAGAATATTTAGATACCAAAGTAAAAATTTGGTTCTCATGTGTAGCGACCAAAGCAG GTCTTCTTTGAATAAGGATAACGACAAGACAACCTATGGAACTTTTGTGGACGTGGACCCTCTTCTTGAGAAGCTCTCTCTAAGAACTTTG ATTGATCACTCCATAGTAGAAAGTTTTGAAGGAGAAGGAAGGGCCTGCATCACAGCAAGAGTGTATCCCACAATAGCAATCAATGACAAGGCACAGTTATATGCTTTCAACAATGGAACTGCCTCTGTCAAGATCACAAAATTGAGTGCTTGGAGCATGAAGAAGGCAAAAATCAActga
- the LOC137834423 gene encoding nucleosome assembly protein 1;4-like, which translates to MSDHSSHLSPHFDALTPDSVGDSVDMIDLSGEQYLEILDTFSPRVRSRVEFLIELQKQHDKVQAKYFEERSKLEARYLKLYEPIYKKRHDVVNGLLEVEATDEADREEKGIPNFWLTAMKTNDTLAELITEADEGPLEYLRDIKWCRVEASKSFKLKFFFHPNPYFRNTVLAKTYHMIDEDEPMEATG; encoded by the exons ATGTCCGATCATAGTTCCCATCTTTCTCCTCACTTCGACG CTCTTACTCCTGATAGTGTTGGGGACAGTGTTGATATGATTGAC CTTTCAGGTGAGCAGTATCTAGAAATCCTGGACACATTCTCACCAAGAGTCAGGAGCCGTGTGGAATTTCTCATAGAACTGCAG AAACAACATGATAAGGTGCAGGCTAAGTATTTTGAGGAGCGATCAAAGTTGGAGGCTAGATACTTGAAACTCTACGAGCCAATCTACAAAAAA AGGCATGATGTTGTCAATGGCCTCTTAGAGGTAGAAGCTACAGATGAAGCAGACAGAGAGG AGAAAGGAATACCTAACTTCTGGCTAACTGCGATGAAGACTAATGACACACTGGCTGAATTG ATCACTGAAGCTGATGAGGGGCCTCTCGAATATCTTAGAGATATCAAGTGGTGTAGAGTTGAAGCTTCCAAGAGCTTCAAACTGAAGTTTTTCTTTCATCCTAATCCTTATTTCAGAAATACTGTGCTAGCAAAAACATATCATATGATTGATGAGGATGAACCAATGGAAGCAACAGGGTAA
- the LOC137834424 gene encoding nucleosome assembly protein 1;2-like, protein MEISWHKGKCLTRKVLEKMPKKKSNSDMPLTNTEKCKSFFNFFNPPRVPERDEDHDDGGTSSNSVPVEEIQKDFDYACVIRDQIIPRAVSWFTGEATL, encoded by the exons ATGGAGATTTCGTGGCATAAAGGAAAGTGCCTGACACGAAAGGTTCTTGAGAAGATGCCaaagaaaaaatcaaacagtgaTATGCCACTCACAAACACAGAAAAATGCAAAAGTTTCTTCAACTTTTTCAATCCTCCCCGTGTTCCTGAGAGGGATGAGGATCATGATGATGGTGGTACTTCCAGTAATAGTGTACCT GTGGAAGAGATCCAGAAGGATTTTGACTATGC CTGTGTAATTCGGGATCAAATCATTCCTCGTGCTGTTTCATGGTTCACGGGGGAGGCTACACTGTGA
- the LOC137835844 gene encoding uncharacterized protein translates to MKVKKQRRHRKALIFYTACCGFHKPFKILCDGTFVYHLLDNKMTPADTALGNILRADVKLYTTSCVVAEVKRLGRSHIETLEAASRLIVARCEHDKCVNAVDCIKEVVGENNSEHFFVASQDTELRRELQKVPGVPLIYALRNALFLESPSAFQRQYVKTSEKERSHVTEKEYKILNDMVMNKRTNEEANNSITEIVEKVDSGDETINVPAVQKKNKRKRAKGPNPLSCKKKKIKTQNIGLPKESKGDSAVKKKRPRNRKMKSSHKKEMPAQGGS, encoded by the exons ATGAAGGTGAAAAAACAGAGGAGACATAGAAAAGCTTTGATCTTTTACACTGCTTGCTGTGGTTTTCATAAGCCTTTCAAGATTTTATGTGACGGGACATTTGTATATCATCTTCTTGACAACAAAATGACCCCAGCTGACACCGCACTTGGCAACATTCTCAGGGCTGATGTCAAACTCTACACTACCAG TTGTGTTGTGGCTGAGGTTAAGAGACTTGGTCGCTCACATATTGAAACTTTGGAGGCGGCAAGTCGACTTATAGTTGCTAG GTGTGAGCATGATAAATGCGTGAATGCAGTTGATTGTATCAAGGAGGTTGTTGGGGAAAACAATTCTGAACATTTCTTTGTTGCTAGTCAGGACACTGAGCTCCGTAGAGAGTTGCAAAAG GTACCTGGTGTGCCTCTCATATATGCTCTCAGAAATGCTCTTTTTCTTGAATCCCCATCTGCATTTCAACGGCAATATGTCAAAACTTCTGAAAAAGAACGGTCTCATGTGACTGAGAAAGAGTACAAGATATTGAATGATATGGTGATGAATAAACGGACTAACGAGGAAGCTAACAATTCCATTACTGAAATAGTGGAAAAAGTGGATTCAGGGGATGAAACCATAAATGTTCCGGCAGTACAAAAGAAGAACAAGAGAAAAAGAGCTAAG GGTCCAAATCCACTCTCatgcaagaagaagaaaattaaaaccCAAAATATTGGTCTTCCGAAG GAATCGAAAGGAGACAGTgcagtgaagaagaagaggccTAGGAATAGGAAGATGAAGAGCTCACATAAAAAGGAAATGCCTGCACAAGGAGGCAGTTAG
- the LOC137835845 gene encoding beta-fructofuranosidase, cell wall isozyme-like isoform X2 translates to MALSPIFFFAVIFLIHGNGVLPIEATHHVYRNLQTLSSHSSDHQPYRTAYHFQPPQNWINAPMRYKGLYHLFYQYNPKGAVWGNIVWAHSVSKDLVNWTPLDHAIYPSQQSDINGCWSGSATILPGGKPAILYTGIDPNNHQVQNLAIPKNFSDPLLLEWVKSPKNPLMAPTEANQINSSSFRDPTTAWQGKDGYWRVVIGSKVHRRGVAILYKSKNFVNWVQAEHPLHSAEGTGMWECPDFYPVLNKSPLTTGLDTSVNGDNVRHVLKVSLDDTKHDHYLIGTYDYTKDIFTPDTGFEDTQHVLRHDYGKYYASKTIFEDGKNRRVLFGWVNESSSVADDIKKGWSGIHTIPRTIWLHKSGKQLVQWPVVEIESLRVNPVHWPSKVVNGGEILQVTGVTATQADVEVSFEVNKIGKAEVLDHWEDPQILCGRKGAAVKGGLGPFGLLVFASGGLQEYTAVFFRIFRYQSKNLVLMCSDQSRSSLNKDNDKTTYGTFVDVDPLLEKLSLRTLIDHSIVESFEGEGRACITARVYPTIAINDKAQLYAFNNGTASVKITKLSAWSMKKAKIN, encoded by the exons ATGGCCCTCTCTCCAATCTTCTTCTTTGCTGTAATCTTTCTCATTCATGGCAATGGTGTTCTTCCCATTGAAGCTACTCACCATGTTTACAGAAATCTTCAGACTCTTTCTTCTCACTCCTCTGATCATCAGCCTTATAGAACTGCTTATCATTTTCAACCTCCCCAGAATTGGATAAATG CACCAATGAGGTACAAAGGACTTTACCATCTGTTCTACCAATACAATCCAAAAGGTGCTGTTTGGGGCAATATTGTGTGGGCCCACTCAGTATCAAAGGATCTAGTGAATTGGACTCCACTGGATCATGCCATATACCCTTCTCAGCAGTCTGATATCAACGGTTGTTGGTCAGGCTCAGCCACTATCCTTCCTGGGGGCAAACCAGCCATTTTATACACAGGAATTGACCCTAACAATCACCAAGTTCAAAACTTAGCCATACCCAAAAACTTCTCTGACCCATTACTCTTGGAATGGGTTAAGTCACCCAAAAATCCACTAATGGCCCCAACTGAAGCTAACCAGATCAATTCTAGCTCATTTAGGGACCCCACCACTGCTTGGCAAGGCAAAGATGGGTACTGGAGGGTGGTGATTGGAAGCAAAGTACACAGAAGGGGTGTGGCAATTTTGTACAAGAGCAAGAACTTTGTTAATTGGGTCCAAGCAGAACACCCCCTTCATTCAGCAGAAGGCACTGGAATGTGGGAGTGCCCTGATTTCTATCCAGTTCTGAACAAGAGCCCATTAACTACTGGCCTTGACACATCAGTGAATGGTGATAATGTTAGGCATGTGCTCAAGGTTAGCTTGGATGATACCAAACATGATCATTATCTGATTGGGACTTATGACTACACCAAGGATATCTTCACTCCGGATACAGGATTTGAGGATACTCAACACGTTTTAAGACACGACTATGGAAAATATTATGCCTCAAAAACCATTTTTGAAGATGGAAAGAACAGAAGGGTCTTATTCGGTTGGGTTAACGAATCCTCAAGTGTTGCTGATGATATCAAGAAAGGATGGTCTGGAATCCAT ACTATTCCAAGGACCATTTGGCTTCATAAATCGGGGAAACAGCTGGTGCAATGGCCGGTGGTTGAAATTGAAAGCTTGCGTGTGAACCCTGTCCACTGGCCCTCCAAAGTGGTCAATGGTGGTGAAATTCTTCAAGTCACTGGTGTTACTGCTACACAG GCTGATGTTGAAGTTTCATTTGAAGTGAATAAGATTGGAAAGGCCGAAGTATTGGACCATTGGGAAGATCCTCAAATTCTGTGTGGTCGAAAGGGTGCAGCTGTAAAAGGTGGTTTGGGACCCTTTGGTTTGTTAGTTTTTGCTTCTGGTGGCTTGCAAGAGTATACAGCAGTGTTCTTTAGAATATTTAGATACCAAAGTAAAAATTTGGTTCTCATGTGTAGCGACCAAAGCAG GTCTTCTTTGAATAAGGATAACGACAAGACAACCTATGGAACTTTTGTGGACGTGGACCCTCTTCTTGAGAAGCTCTCTCTAAGAACTTTG ATTGATCACTCCATAGTAGAAAGTTTTGAAGGAGAAGGAAGGGCCTGCATCACAGCAAGAGTGTATCCCACAATAGCAATCAATGACAAGGCACAGTTATATGCTTTCAACAATGGAACTGCCTCTGTCAAGATCACAAAATTGAGTGCTTGGAGCATGAAGAAGGCAAAAATCAActga